In Drosophila santomea strain STO CAGO 1482 chromosome 3L, Prin_Dsan_1.1, whole genome shotgun sequence, a single window of DNA contains:
- the LOC120448593 gene encoding GATOR complex protein Iml1 isoform X5, with product MKLYKLNTHTRGCNKSYDADLVMNLKDHPNANVGDVVEIYAPDEENGTHLLLQITEFNGSCGRDVISIESGIAIAFKMRSYSNVVMRIVNPADVALDSIEITFKDQYMGRSEMWRLKTYLTDTCVYVNKKIDYNDMQIRCQVYEMWSQGERVASGVITEDTKIVFRSSTSMVYLFLQMSSEMWDFDIHGDLYFEKAVNGFLTELFQKWRKLSCNHEVTIVLFSRTFYAAKSLDEFPEHMRDCLQQDYKGRFYEDFYRVAIQNERCDDWCTVLGQLRKLFTSYQATVLRYHERENMEIPPATNSSATQGNFLEVLNISLNTFEKHYLDRTFDRTGQLSVVITPGVGVFSVDRELTNITKQRIIDNGVGSDLVCVGEQPLHAVPLLKFHNKDTTLTSADDYSLPHWINLSFYSTNKKIAYSSFIPRIKLPLFGSQLTLHDGVGEGEGEENERHFLSCNQSEYKHNSLFDYDAYDEQIFQPLPAQSTCSLQRVVRAKKTSVPSLETYAYRNNDWENLTPTQIPAMRRKMSDPDIHHGTSAMLAALQPDTTNLSESLASEKNSRRAIVSIAPIVRPGRALINPFDPSQVTIKLTSNRRRWTHIFPKGPTGVLIQQHHYQAVPAKPNQPGQQRPLQQIQSICQSGSNNNNDQEDYGCDSGEQYDRVSSHTLISKSASSQSFVMGDEKIDFFKRRQNSLMNPLPANVPNLTATQAKSYLWGATGEQEWTPAITTVKHLRPIVEGEHHHLGGLEALRAVDSPPDAEAGSGRGKIIIGVDWKSLTIPACLPITTDYFPDKRSLNNDYVISDYTLLPDDVNHDYAQSRAVYRKPLSTEEVCKEIVSQRLAQGFQLIVVDEKPPTAGGCSSASAVLPVKPPCETNKEYLLSIGRIFHKISLSGSVITVTGYRPRHPYPPINVDYRYRFHAPQHETYEISGVNFTTEKLENFNWNHMDLYICTRGDVDYPLMESLKYWRYRMYLLPRENIVSKIASCQRCDIFPDVTADNTREQVEDFVRLIEAVSKLKRQYARKARQHDTPRITEKHHNQLNSPQQSINVRPKLENGRIPRIFPATDAAAAPGIAARDDQDDGFPVDIKFSPNATLPEIFEAMKHPVNGVGFFSQTQSLPSCTFVSYDALMWLKTRLNNGRHPLDLLEAMRKERMICHASGDWKKPVVPGFVFYYVVQQDKNAKGDYAPPLDDYSAFVNEWLEIEFQGCSFLWHDEPVTTPVPNFLRDSPAPQSWTETSSNKRVYRQSHLEIDVNQKSDRMEWGHVKHHTVLQPRFAFEIVVEWVTSSGPIVADLIGGWMRKANQFNFLVSVPADPMAEPFTKKSDPLRGPIFIPLCTTFLPNGATLFDEFPEESRADRMLFLQEAILGKFGFLPCVLEKKYSVGKDLPKEYQYVHCTGNMFALIRCATNNYQVESPILKEANVTRCVYGHTNNTNVPKKVGFLWAWNHMIPNKKWKAQTINNSADGELFQLKMLKDFREFCSNSDQRLSTFWTQSQELKRRAQKFENNNNNTEEVKLK from the exons ATGAAGCTGTACAAGCTGAACACGCACACGCGTGGCTGCAACAAATCCTACG ATGCGGACTTGGTGATGAATCTGAAGGATCATCCCAACGCCAATGTGGGCGATGTTGTCGAAATCTATGCCCCAGACGAGGAGAACGGCACCCACCTGCTGCTCCAAATCACCGAGTTCAATGGGAGCTGTGGCCGGGATGTGATCAGCATTGAATCGGGAATCGCCATTGCCTTCAAGATGCGTTCGTACTCCAATGTGGTGATGCGCATTGTAAACCCGGCGGATGTGGCCCTGGACTCGATAGAGATTACCTTCAAAGACCAGTACATGGGTCGCTCGGAAATGTGGCGCCTGAAAACCTACCTG ACGGACACCTGTGTGTATGTGAACAAGAAGATTGACTACAACGACATGCAGATTCGGTGCCAGGTGTACGAGATGTGGTCGCAGGGCGAGCGTGTGGCCAGCGGTGTCATCACAGAGGACACCAAGATTGTCTTCCGCAGCAGCACTTCGATGGTGTACCTCTTCCTGCAGATGTCCTCCGAGATGTGGGACTTTGACATCCACGGTGACCTGTACTTTGAAAAGGCAGTCAATGGGTTTCTGACTGAGCTGTTTCAAAAGTGGCGGAAATTGAGCTGTAACCACGAGGTGACCATCGTGCTCTTCTCCCGCACCTTCTACGCGGCCAAGAGCCTGGACGAGTTTCCCGAGCACATGCGCGACTGCCTGCAGCAGGACTACAAGGGTCGCTTCTACGAGGACTTCTACCGCGTGGCCATCCAGAACGAGCGATGCGATGATTGGTGTACTGTGCTAGGCCAGCTCCGAAAGCTATTCACCTCCTACCAG GCCACAGTACTGCGGTATCACGAACGGGAGAACATGGAGATTCCCCCGGCCACCAATTCTTCAGCCACTCAGGGTAACTTCTTGGAGGTTCTGAACATTTCGCTGAACACTTTCGAAAAGCATTATCTGGACAGAACGTTCGACCGCACCGGACAGCTCTCCGTGGTGATAACCCCAGGAGTGGGTGTCTTTTCCGTGGATCGCGAGCTAACCAATATCACTAAGCAACGCATTATTGACAATGGAGTGGGTAGTGATCTGGTCTGTGTGGGAGAGCAGCCACTGCATGCGGTTCCACTACTTAAATTCCACAACAAAGACACCACGTTGACCTCTGCCGATGACTACTCGCTGCCCCACTGGATAAACTTGAGCTTCTACTCCACAAACAAGAAGATTGCGTACTCCAGCTTTATACCACGGATCAAGCTGCCTCTGTTTGGATCCCAGTTGACACTCCACGATGGCGTAGGCGAAGGGGAAGGCGAGGAGAACGAGCGACACTTTCTGAGCTGCAATCAGTCAGAGTATAAGCACAACTCCCTCTTCGATTACGATGCGTATGATGAACAGATTTTCCAGCCGCTTCCCGCGCAGAGTACTTG CTCTCTGCAGCGTGTAGTACGGGCTAAGAAGACTTCGGTGCCCAGTTTAGAGACCTATGCTTATAGGAACAACGACTGGGAGAACCTCACGCCAACTCAAATCCCAGCTATGCGACGCAAGATGTCTGATCCCGACATTCACCACGGCACCTCTGCCATGCTTGCTGCCTTG CAACCGGATACAACCAACCTCTCAGAGTCGCTGGCCTCAGAGAAGAACTCACGCAGGGCGATCGTGAGCATTGCCCCCATAGTGCGTCCGGGTCGCGCCCTGATCAACCCCTTTGATCCCTCGCAAGTGACCATAAAGCTGACCTCCAATCGCCGCCGCTGGACGCACATCTTCCCGAAAGGCCCAACAGGTGTGCTCATACAGCAGCATCATTATCAAGCGGTTCCCGCAAAACCCAATCAGCCGGGTCAGCAGAGACCATTGCAGCAGATCCAGAGCATCTGCCAATCCggtagcaacaacaacaatgaccAGGAGGATTACGGCTGTGACAGTGGAGAGCAGTACGACCGAGTGTCCAGCCATACGCTGATCAGCAAGTCAGCCTCCTCGCAGAGCTTTGTGATGGGTGATGAGAAGATTGATT TCTTCAAGCGGCGTCAGAACTCGCTGATGAACCCCCTGCCCGCCAATGTGCCCAACCTGACGGCCACCCAGGCGAAGTCCTACCTCTGGGGAGCCACCGGGGAGCAAGAATGGACACCAGCAATTACAACGG TCAAGCATCTGAGGCCGATCGTCGAGGGCGAGCATCATCATCTGGGCGGCCTGGAGGCACTAAGGGCAGTAGACTCGCCCCCCGATGCGGAGGCGGGCAGCGGAAGAGGAAAGATCATCATAG GCGTCGATTGGAAGTCGCTTACGATACCCGCCTGTCTGCCCATCACCACGGACTACTTCCCGGACAAGCGTTCACTGAACAACGACTATGTGATATCGGATTACACTCTGCTGCCCGATGATGTCAATCACGATTATGCCCAGAGTAGAGCCGTTTACCGCAAGCCCCTGTCCACGGAGGAGGTGTGCAAGGAGATCGTGTCGCAGCGCTTGGCTCAGGGCTTCCAGCTAATCGTGGTCGACGAGAAGCCTCCGACTGCGGGCGGTTGCTCCTCGGCATCTGCAGTGCTGCCGGTGAAGCCGCCGTGCGAGACCAACAAGGAGTACCTCCTCTCCATTGGCCGCATCTTTCACAAGATCTCGTTGAGCGGCTCGGTGATCACGGTCACAGGTTACAGACCCAG ACACCCGTATCCGCCGATAAACGTGGACTACCGATACCGTTTCCATGCGCCACAGCACGAGACCTACGAAATCTCCGGCGTGAACTTCACCACCGAGAAGCTGGAGAACTTCAACTGGAACCACATGGACCTGTACATCTGCACGCGCGGTGATGTGGATTACCCACTCATGGAG AGCCTCAAGTACTGGCGCTATCGCATGTACCTGCTGCCCAGGGAGAACATTGTGAGCAAGATAGCCAGTTGTCAGCGATGCGACATATTCCCCGATGTGACTGCGGATAACACCCGGGAGCAGGTCGAGGACTTTGTCCGACTGATCGAGGCGGTCAGCAAGCTAAAGCGGCAGTATGCGCGCAAGGCGAGA CAGCATGACACACCTAGAATCACTGAAAAGCATCATAACCAATTAAACTCACCGCAGCAAAG CATCAATGTGCGCCCCAAACTGGAGAACGGTCGGATTCCACGGATCTTTCCCGCCACCGATGCTGCGGCAGCCCCAGGAATCGCCGCCAGAGATGATCAGGACGATGG TTTTCCGGTTGACATTAAGTTCAGCCCGAATGCCACGCTGCCCGAAATCTTTGAGGCCATGAAGCACCCAGTGAACGGAGTGGGCTTCTTCTCGCAGACGCAGTCGCTCCCCTCCTGCACCTTTGTGTCCTACGACGCGCTAATGTGGCTGAAAACCCGCCTGAACAACGGACGACATCCTCTGGATCTCCTGGAGGCCATGCGCAA AGAGCGGATGATCTGTCATGCCTCGGGGGATTGGAAGAAGCCTGTGGTGCCTGGCTTTGTCTTCTACTATGTGGTGCAGCAGGACAAAAACGCCAAAGGTG ATTATGCCCCGCCTTTGGATGATTACAGCGCTTTTGTAAACGAGTGGCTGGAGATCGAGTTTCAGGGTTGTAGTTTTCTCTGGCACGATGAGCCCGTGACCACTCCGGTGCCCAATTTCCTGAGGGACTCGCCTGCTCCCCAATCCTGGACAGaaaccagcagcaaca AGCGGGTGTATCGACAGTCGCATTTGGAGATCGATGTGAACCAGAAGAGCGATCGAATGGAGTGGGGTCATGTGAAGCATCACACAGTGCTGCAGCCAAGATTCGCCTTTGAGATAGTGGTAGAGTGGGTCACTTCATCGGGTCCTATTGTGGCTGACTTG ATTGGCGGCTGGATGCGCAAGGCGAATCAGTTCAATTTCCTGGTATCAGTGCCAGCTGATCCCATGGCAGAGCCTTTCACCAAGAAGTCAGATCCTCTAAGAGGACCCATTTTCATTCCGCTTTGCACTACATTCCTGCCCAATGGAGCTACTCTTTTCGATG AATTCCCCGAGGAAAGCAGAGCAGACAGAATGCTGTTCCTCCAGGAAGCCATTTTGGGCAAGTTTGGATTCCTGCCCTGCGTTTTGGAGAAGAAGTACAGCGTCGGCAAAGAT CTGCCCAAGGAGTACCAGTACGTGCACTGCACGGGCAACATGTTTGCCTTGATCCG CTGCGCTACGAACAATTACCAGGTGGAATCGCCCATCCTAAAGGAGGCAAATGTCACGCGCTGCGTCTATGGACACACTAACAACACGAACGTGCCCAAGAAAGTGGGTTTCTTGTGGGCGTGGAACCACATGATTCCGAACAAAAAGTGGAAGGCGCAGACCATAAACAACTCCGCGGACGGGGAGCTCTTTCAGCTGAAGATGCTAAAGGACTTCCGCGAGTTCTGCTCGAACAGCGATCAGCGGCTGTCCACTTTCTGGACCCAATCCCAGGAATTGAAGCGCAGGGCTCAGAAATTCGagaataacaataacaacaccGAGGAGGTGAAGCTGAAGTAA
- the LOC120448593 gene encoding GATOR complex protein Iml1 isoform X4 yields the protein MKLYKLNTHTRGCNKSYDADLVMNLKDHPNANVGDVVEIYAPDEENGTHLLLQITEFNGSCGRDVISIESGIAIAFKMRSYSNVVMRIVNPADVALDSIEITFKDQYMGRSEMWRLKTYLTDTCVYVNKKIDYNDMQIRCQVYEMWSQGERVASGVITEDTKIVFRSSTSMVYLFLQMSSEMWDFDIHGDLYFEKAVNGFLTELFQKWRKLSCNHEVTIVLFSRTFYAAKSLDEFPEHMRDCLQQDYKGRFYEDFYRVAIQNERCDDWCTVLGQLRKLFTSYQATVLRYHERENMEIPPATNSSATQGNFLEVLNISLNTFEKHYLDRTFDRTGQLSVVITPGVGVFSVDRELTNITKQRIIDNGVGSDLVCVGEQPLHAVPLLKFHNKDTTLTSADDYSLPHWINLSFYSTNKKIAYSSFIPRIKLPLFGSQLTLHDGVGEGEGEENERHFLSCNQSEYKHNSLFDYDAYDEQIFQPLPAQSTCSLQRVVRAKKTSVPSLETYAYRNNDWENLTPTQIPAMRRKMSDPDIHHGTSAMLAALQPDTTNLSESLASEKNSRRAIVSIAPIVRPGRALINPFDPSQVTIKLTSNRRRWTHIFPKGPTGVLIQQHHYQAVPAKPNQPGQQRPLQQIQSICQSGSNNNNDQEDYGCDSGEQYDRVSSHTLISKSASSQSFVMGDEKIDFFKRRQNSLMNPLPANVPNLTATQAKSYLWGATGEQEWTPAITTVKHLRPIVEGEHHHLGGLEALRAVDSPPDAEAGSGRGKIIIGVDWKSLTIPACLPITTDYFPDKRSLNNDYVISDYTLLPDDVNHDYAQSRAVYRKPLSTEEVCKEIVSQRLAQGFQLIVVDEKPPTAGGCSSASAVLPVKPPCETNKEYLLSIGRIFHKISLSGSVITVTGYRPRHPYPPINVDYRYRFHAPQHETYEISGVNFTTEKLENFNWNHMDLYICTRGDVDYPLMESLKYWRYRMYLLPRENIVSKIASCQRCDIFPDVTADNTREQVEDFVRLIEAVSKLKRQYARKARGLTNSPFRERVGSNRLPEKRPSINVRPKLENGRIPRIFPATDAAAAPGIAARDDQDDGFPVDIKFSPNATLPEIFEAMKHPVNGVGFFSQTQSLPSCTFVSYDALMWLKTRLNNGRHPLDLLEAMRKERMICHASGDWKKPVVPGFVFYYVVQQDKNAKGDYAPPLDDYSAFVNEWLEIEFQGCSFLWHDEPVTTPVPNFLRDSPAPQSWTETSSNKRVYRQSHLEIDVNQKSDRMEWGHVKHHTVLQPRFAFEIVVEWVTSSGPIVADLIGGWMRKANQFNFLVSVPADPMAEPFTKKSDPLRGPIFIPLCTTFLPNGATLFDEFPEESRADRMLFLQEAILGKFGFLPCVLEKKYSVGKDLPKEYQYVHCTGNMFALIRCATNNYQVESPILKEANVTRCVYGHTNNTNVPKKVGFLWAWNHMIPNKKWKAQTINNSADGELFQLKMLKDFREFCSNSDQRLSTFWTQSQELKRRAQKFENNNNNTEEVKLK from the exons ATGAAGCTGTACAAGCTGAACACGCACACGCGTGGCTGCAACAAATCCTACG ATGCGGACTTGGTGATGAATCTGAAGGATCATCCCAACGCCAATGTGGGCGATGTTGTCGAAATCTATGCCCCAGACGAGGAGAACGGCACCCACCTGCTGCTCCAAATCACCGAGTTCAATGGGAGCTGTGGCCGGGATGTGATCAGCATTGAATCGGGAATCGCCATTGCCTTCAAGATGCGTTCGTACTCCAATGTGGTGATGCGCATTGTAAACCCGGCGGATGTGGCCCTGGACTCGATAGAGATTACCTTCAAAGACCAGTACATGGGTCGCTCGGAAATGTGGCGCCTGAAAACCTACCTG ACGGACACCTGTGTGTATGTGAACAAGAAGATTGACTACAACGACATGCAGATTCGGTGCCAGGTGTACGAGATGTGGTCGCAGGGCGAGCGTGTGGCCAGCGGTGTCATCACAGAGGACACCAAGATTGTCTTCCGCAGCAGCACTTCGATGGTGTACCTCTTCCTGCAGATGTCCTCCGAGATGTGGGACTTTGACATCCACGGTGACCTGTACTTTGAAAAGGCAGTCAATGGGTTTCTGACTGAGCTGTTTCAAAAGTGGCGGAAATTGAGCTGTAACCACGAGGTGACCATCGTGCTCTTCTCCCGCACCTTCTACGCGGCCAAGAGCCTGGACGAGTTTCCCGAGCACATGCGCGACTGCCTGCAGCAGGACTACAAGGGTCGCTTCTACGAGGACTTCTACCGCGTGGCCATCCAGAACGAGCGATGCGATGATTGGTGTACTGTGCTAGGCCAGCTCCGAAAGCTATTCACCTCCTACCAG GCCACAGTACTGCGGTATCACGAACGGGAGAACATGGAGATTCCCCCGGCCACCAATTCTTCAGCCACTCAGGGTAACTTCTTGGAGGTTCTGAACATTTCGCTGAACACTTTCGAAAAGCATTATCTGGACAGAACGTTCGACCGCACCGGACAGCTCTCCGTGGTGATAACCCCAGGAGTGGGTGTCTTTTCCGTGGATCGCGAGCTAACCAATATCACTAAGCAACGCATTATTGACAATGGAGTGGGTAGTGATCTGGTCTGTGTGGGAGAGCAGCCACTGCATGCGGTTCCACTACTTAAATTCCACAACAAAGACACCACGTTGACCTCTGCCGATGACTACTCGCTGCCCCACTGGATAAACTTGAGCTTCTACTCCACAAACAAGAAGATTGCGTACTCCAGCTTTATACCACGGATCAAGCTGCCTCTGTTTGGATCCCAGTTGACACTCCACGATGGCGTAGGCGAAGGGGAAGGCGAGGAGAACGAGCGACACTTTCTGAGCTGCAATCAGTCAGAGTATAAGCACAACTCCCTCTTCGATTACGATGCGTATGATGAACAGATTTTCCAGCCGCTTCCCGCGCAGAGTACTTG CTCTCTGCAGCGTGTAGTACGGGCTAAGAAGACTTCGGTGCCCAGTTTAGAGACCTATGCTTATAGGAACAACGACTGGGAGAACCTCACGCCAACTCAAATCCCAGCTATGCGACGCAAGATGTCTGATCCCGACATTCACCACGGCACCTCTGCCATGCTTGCTGCCTTG CAACCGGATACAACCAACCTCTCAGAGTCGCTGGCCTCAGAGAAGAACTCACGCAGGGCGATCGTGAGCATTGCCCCCATAGTGCGTCCGGGTCGCGCCCTGATCAACCCCTTTGATCCCTCGCAAGTGACCATAAAGCTGACCTCCAATCGCCGCCGCTGGACGCACATCTTCCCGAAAGGCCCAACAGGTGTGCTCATACAGCAGCATCATTATCAAGCGGTTCCCGCAAAACCCAATCAGCCGGGTCAGCAGAGACCATTGCAGCAGATCCAGAGCATCTGCCAATCCggtagcaacaacaacaatgaccAGGAGGATTACGGCTGTGACAGTGGAGAGCAGTACGACCGAGTGTCCAGCCATACGCTGATCAGCAAGTCAGCCTCCTCGCAGAGCTTTGTGATGGGTGATGAGAAGATTGATT TCTTCAAGCGGCGTCAGAACTCGCTGATGAACCCCCTGCCCGCCAATGTGCCCAACCTGACGGCCACCCAGGCGAAGTCCTACCTCTGGGGAGCCACCGGGGAGCAAGAATGGACACCAGCAATTACAACGG TCAAGCATCTGAGGCCGATCGTCGAGGGCGAGCATCATCATCTGGGCGGCCTGGAGGCACTAAGGGCAGTAGACTCGCCCCCCGATGCGGAGGCGGGCAGCGGAAGAGGAAAGATCATCATAG GCGTCGATTGGAAGTCGCTTACGATACCCGCCTGTCTGCCCATCACCACGGACTACTTCCCGGACAAGCGTTCACTGAACAACGACTATGTGATATCGGATTACACTCTGCTGCCCGATGATGTCAATCACGATTATGCCCAGAGTAGAGCCGTTTACCGCAAGCCCCTGTCCACGGAGGAGGTGTGCAAGGAGATCGTGTCGCAGCGCTTGGCTCAGGGCTTCCAGCTAATCGTGGTCGACGAGAAGCCTCCGACTGCGGGCGGTTGCTCCTCGGCATCTGCAGTGCTGCCGGTGAAGCCGCCGTGCGAGACCAACAAGGAGTACCTCCTCTCCATTGGCCGCATCTTTCACAAGATCTCGTTGAGCGGCTCGGTGATCACGGTCACAGGTTACAGACCCAG ACACCCGTATCCGCCGATAAACGTGGACTACCGATACCGTTTCCATGCGCCACAGCACGAGACCTACGAAATCTCCGGCGTGAACTTCACCACCGAGAAGCTGGAGAACTTCAACTGGAACCACATGGACCTGTACATCTGCACGCGCGGTGATGTGGATTACCCACTCATGGAG AGCCTCAAGTACTGGCGCTATCGCATGTACCTGCTGCCCAGGGAGAACATTGTGAGCAAGATAGCCAGTTGTCAGCGATGCGACATATTCCCCGATGTGACTGCGGATAACACCCGGGAGCAGGTCGAGGACTTTGTCCGACTGATCGAGGCGGTCAGCAAGCTAAAGCGGCAGTATGCGCGCAAGGCGAGA GGACTCACGAACTCTCCGTTCCGGGAGCGAGTCGGCAGCAATCGACTGCCGGAGAAGCGACCCAG CATCAATGTGCGCCCCAAACTGGAGAACGGTCGGATTCCACGGATCTTTCCCGCCACCGATGCTGCGGCAGCCCCAGGAATCGCCGCCAGAGATGATCAGGACGATGG TTTTCCGGTTGACATTAAGTTCAGCCCGAATGCCACGCTGCCCGAAATCTTTGAGGCCATGAAGCACCCAGTGAACGGAGTGGGCTTCTTCTCGCAGACGCAGTCGCTCCCCTCCTGCACCTTTGTGTCCTACGACGCGCTAATGTGGCTGAAAACCCGCCTGAACAACGGACGACATCCTCTGGATCTCCTGGAGGCCATGCGCAA AGAGCGGATGATCTGTCATGCCTCGGGGGATTGGAAGAAGCCTGTGGTGCCTGGCTTTGTCTTCTACTATGTGGTGCAGCAGGACAAAAACGCCAAAGGTG ATTATGCCCCGCCTTTGGATGATTACAGCGCTTTTGTAAACGAGTGGCTGGAGATCGAGTTTCAGGGTTGTAGTTTTCTCTGGCACGATGAGCCCGTGACCACTCCGGTGCCCAATTTCCTGAGGGACTCGCCTGCTCCCCAATCCTGGACAGaaaccagcagcaaca AGCGGGTGTATCGACAGTCGCATTTGGAGATCGATGTGAACCAGAAGAGCGATCGAATGGAGTGGGGTCATGTGAAGCATCACACAGTGCTGCAGCCAAGATTCGCCTTTGAGATAGTGGTAGAGTGGGTCACTTCATCGGGTCCTATTGTGGCTGACTTG ATTGGCGGCTGGATGCGCAAGGCGAATCAGTTCAATTTCCTGGTATCAGTGCCAGCTGATCCCATGGCAGAGCCTTTCACCAAGAAGTCAGATCCTCTAAGAGGACCCATTTTCATTCCGCTTTGCACTACATTCCTGCCCAATGGAGCTACTCTTTTCGATG AATTCCCCGAGGAAAGCAGAGCAGACAGAATGCTGTTCCTCCAGGAAGCCATTTTGGGCAAGTTTGGATTCCTGCCCTGCGTTTTGGAGAAGAAGTACAGCGTCGGCAAAGAT CTGCCCAAGGAGTACCAGTACGTGCACTGCACGGGCAACATGTTTGCCTTGATCCG CTGCGCTACGAACAATTACCAGGTGGAATCGCCCATCCTAAAGGAGGCAAATGTCACGCGCTGCGTCTATGGACACACTAACAACACGAACGTGCCCAAGAAAGTGGGTTTCTTGTGGGCGTGGAACCACATGATTCCGAACAAAAAGTGGAAGGCGCAGACCATAAACAACTCCGCGGACGGGGAGCTCTTTCAGCTGAAGATGCTAAAGGACTTCCGCGAGTTCTGCTCGAACAGCGATCAGCGGCTGTCCACTTTCTGGACCCAATCCCAGGAATTGAAGCGCAGGGCTCAGAAATTCGagaataacaataacaacaccGAGGAGGTGAAGCTGAAGTAA